Proteins from one Camelina sativa cultivar DH55 chromosome 8, Cs, whole genome shotgun sequence genomic window:
- the LOC104707725 gene encoding uncharacterized protein LOC104707725, translating to MDSGSSKTEAEGVQIASTVAETVETTTGESSCASSMSKDISDSDDNESDEEDKGGSTSDHPVWLVDEISGGYFSPDSDSYTDEEDERKARLYRRNLHFSDGFLVEEGTGPPSYQCRGSIGAIKLKSLDDEHSPVEGRTQLQYAQDMARLSLRKYNALNETDVKLDHVVRMTGSSPGSWTASYISFMAKESDEDDTLVEYQAKVAKKKSERKTYPIFCRPSPKLDPDM from the exons ATGGATTCGGGATCAAGCAAGACAGAGGCCGAGGGGGTGCAAATCGCTTCCACGGTGGCGGAGACCGTAGAGACAACCACTGGAGAATCCTCCTGCGCTTCCTCTATGAGCAAGGACATATCCGACTCTGACGACAATGAAAGCGACGAAGAAGACAAGGGAGGTTCAACAAGCGATCATCCAGTATGGTTAGTGGATGAGATATCTGGAGGATACTTTTCACCAGATTCAGACTCTTATACGGACGAAGAAGACGAGCGTAAAGCCCGTCTTTACCGACGGAACCTCCACTTTAGCGAT GGCTTTCTGGTGGAAGAAGGGACTGGTCCTCCATCTTATCAATGCCGTGGTAGTATAGGTGCAATCAAACTTAAATCTCTGGACGATGAACATTCTCCGGTTGAAGGGAGGACACAGCTTCAATACGCACAAGACATGGCCAGATTGTCTCTTCGCAAATACAATGCCTTAAAC gaaACCGATGTGAAATTGGACCATGTTGTAAGAATGACAGGGTCTTCTCCTGGTTCGTGGACTGCTTCGTATATCAGTTTCATGGCGAAAGAGTCTGACGAGGATGATACTCTTGTAGAGTATCAAGCCAAGGTTGCCAAGAAGAAATCAGAACGCAAGACTTATCCTATCTTTTGCAGGCCAAGTCCCAAGCTAGATCCAGATATGTAG